The following DNA comes from Castanea sativa cultivar Marrone di Chiusa Pesio chromosome 10, ASM4071231v1.
GCAAAGGCTCTTCAAAAGAAGCACCGCAGAAGTAATAGGGGCACTGATCATGAAAGTGATTCTGATATTGATGTTGATAAGAAGCACAAGCCTTCTAAGAAGCATAAGAAAAGCAAAACACGTGACACTGATGATTCTGATTCTGCTACTGATTCTGACAGCAATGTCAATGTGCGGAAGACTTCAAGGAAGCACAAGAAAAGCAAGGTGCGCAACATTGATGATTCTGATTCTGCTACGGAATCTGATATGGATGCTGATAAGAAGCGCAAGACTTTAAAGAAGCACAAGAACAAAAAACATGATAGTGATGGTTCTGATTCTGCTACTGATGACTTAAGCAATGAGAGTTCCAAAAGGAGGGATAAGTATAGAACATCTAATAGGAGGCATGGCTCCAATGATGATTATGGTTCAACTAAGCCTCGTATACAGAATCGGGATCAGCATGGGAGAACAAGTGGAAGACATGATTCTAAGGATGAATCCAATGCTACTGATAttgagatagaaaagaaaagaagtcaATTGGAGAAACAACGGAATCAACATAATGGAAGTCATAGGATAGAAAATGAGAAGAATCAAGATAAGCATGTGCGAATGAACAGAAGACATGATTCAGAGGATGAATCCAGTGACACTGATAAGGagatggaaaagaaaagaagtcaATTGGAGAGACAGCGGGGTCAACCTAGTGGAAGTCATAGGATAGAGAATGAGAAGAATCAAGATAAGCATGTGCGAATGAACAGAAGACATGATTCAGAGGATGAATCCAGTGATACGGATAAGGagatggaaaagaaaagaagtcaATTGGAGAGACAGCGCAGTCAACCTAGTGGAAGTCATAGGATAGAGAACGAGAAGAATCAAGATAAGCATGTGCGAATGAACAGAAGACATGATTCAGAGGATGAATCCAGTGATACTGATAAGGagatggaaaagaaaagaagtcaATTGGAGAAGGAGATGGAAAGAACAAGAAGTCATTTGGAGAAACAACGGAATCAACTTAGTGGTAGTCATAGGATAGAGAACGAGAAGAATCAAGATAAGCATGTGAGAATGAACAGAAGACATGATTCAGAGGATGAATCCAGTGATACTGATAAGGagattgaaaataaaagaagtcaATTGGAGAAACAGCGGAATCGACATAGTGGAAGTCATAGGATAGAGAACGAGAAAAATAAAGATCAGCATGTGAGAGTGGGTAGAAGACATGATTCAGAGGACGAgtctgatgatgaagattctgaTACCAGTTATGATAGGAGAAAATCTAAGATTACTGCAGGGAGACAAAAAGCAGTGGAAAAAGAGTCGGTTTCTCCAGTTGATGAGATTGATTTTAGACGGTACAAGTCTAGGAGAGATACTGCAGATGGAACAACTTATGAAAGTCATGAAAGAATGAGAGGGAAGGGGAGGCTTAATGTTGGAAATGAAGATGAGCAACCTGAGTCAAAATCAAGAAGTCGTCATTCTGTCAAAGGGGCAGAGCACAGTGGGGAGCAACAAAAGGACTCTAAAATTGAGTATGACTCAAATACTAGAGCATACTTAAATAAGGATGACAAGAAGAGGGAGGATTATACAAGTTTTAGATCTGGGGGACAGCGTGATAATGAAACTGTTGAGCGGGGTGGTAGAAGTTATGGTAAGGATGATGAAACAGAACGCATTAGTAGAAAGGATGACCGGAATTATGAGGAAATAGGGGGAGGGAGAAGACAAAGCAGAGTTGAAGAGGAGCAAAGAGGGAGAAAGCATAGAAGAGATGAAGATTATGAATATAGAAGGCATATGAGGGATGATGAAGAGAATCAGCGTGGAAGTAGAAGGCAGGTAAGAGGAGATGACGAAGAGCGAGAAAATAGAGGTCATGAGAGGGATAGGCAACTGGATCACTCGAAGAGAGCGAGATATGATGATTCTCGATCAAGCGAGAGAAAAAGGCATGATTACGATAGGCGTGATGATGATAGAGCTAGGCGTTGACTCCATTTCCGCCTTCTGTCTTGGAGTTGTACTGCAGATGGTGAGTTAATAATCTCCCTTGAAATTGACTTATATTTATTGCTTGTTAGAAGGTATAGGAATTCAGCTATATAGGTATTTTGAAGCCCTCATGCTAATGTTGCATATTAGCATATAGTTCTAGTATGAACTATGAAGATGCATGCATTCGTAGGCTATGCCTGCTAGAGTTGAAAAAGTGCTTGTCTTTGTACGGATATGCTAAGGAACAAGTATTCAAAGGTCATTCTTGTTGTTTCCAAAATGCAACCatttcttattttatgttttttctacGCTTCATTCTGGTTTTATACATGAAGTTAGGCTTTTTATTTAGATCTTCCATGCTTGTTGCTCTACAAAACAGAAAAGTTTGTTAGTTGTTCAAAAATATTGGAGTTAGGGCCCGGGAATCGCATTCCATTTTTGTATCTCCATTCTGGGCATTTCACTTGGCTGgaacaatttgaaaaattttcttctttatgttTATATTAAAGTTAATTCGAAACCATCAAATTTGGGGGTGTGTCATGGATTCTTCCCTAGCATAAATTTTCTTGATACTTTGTTGCGCATCATTTAAGGTTCCGTTGCATCAAATAATATCTCAGAAACTTTTGTCTCATTTTATCAAATGCGTTGTTACAGTGCTCATCGCATCAAAGTTGGTTAAATGGTCATCGCCAGCAAAAAAGCTGAATTCTATTTGCCGAGGCTTGTGGAGATGCACGATTTTCTACTCAATGTACTTGAGGATGCATATgttagtttttgtttgtttgttttttttactcGTGCAATTGAACCAGTTTGTAGGGGAGTGTACCTTTTCATTGTAATTGCTGTATGATGTTGCTCTTGATGCGTCTGATGTTGCGCTTGAAAAGACATTTTATTCATCTCTGATTGGTTGCCAGGCTAAGTGAGAGGAAGAGATGAGAAATTTAGATCTTGATATTATGTAATATGGTTCTTTTGCTTTTCAAATTATATAAGCTTTGTTGAAGCAAATAATTGCATATTAAATGATGCTTGTTCAAGTTATAGCTTTAGGGTCTAGTTATCTTGTCAGATGGCCATTTTCCTTTTTGCAGTTTGTTGCATTTAACTATAAATAAATTAGGACTTCATGTAAGAGAGCATGGAGTTTTGTCATGACACATGTTTTGAGATATTCTTTATTCAGGCTTTTACTCAAACAAAGTTTGAACTTATATTAAAGTATTAGTTCACTACATTAGCCaataaaataaatctatatataaattggattttactAATTTGTACTCTAaaggcacacaataattattcatttttggaAACAAATTTCTCGGGAATTGAGAAAGTgttgatagtttttttaattttcaagaaaattttacCACAAATAGATAGCATAGCTTAATGTGTgccttaagggcacacattaaccggacccatTATTATTAGCTTGTAATcgatgcaaatatatatatatatatatatatatatatatatatatatatatatatatatatatatatttgaaaatataaaatagctactaataaaataaatatataagtttgtttgaaataaatgaaaaaaaattatttaagttgttcttgatgaaatttttaatttttaattttaatttgtccAACCactaattatataataataataatgaataacTGATGATGATTTTATTTAAGGATAACTAATTTTAATTCTATAGTTTTCttacttaataactcatttagcacaaaaaattaagaaagtttAATTAGACTCCTTGATTTTATAGTGTAGTAAATAATTGCAccaaaaaattagatgagacacatggaATACAATTACACTCCATTTTGAGATGTAATTTTATCTTCACTTAGCTTTGGCtttatacatataataattgtagggacattgggctcaGTAATTTATGAAGCGTGGCCTAAGAAtgtcttttgggctaaaaactCAATTCGAGGACATCAAGTGATTTAAAAGTGTGtgaatgttaactcataaagaaaatactaggtaaaaAAGCGATAGTGTCTGAATAAATATATCCGAGAAAGATTGTGTCCTCGGATAATGAAGCCGAGGTAATAGAAGAGAAGGTTTAATATCTCCCGGCTATATTATAGAAATTCATATGGTTTAGGGAAGAcacggtatacgtggaggataatagaaagggcggtggaatatctaagataaagccgCTACCACCGCCctcgcattaaagactctgcaactGATAtgctggccgcattaatggggaaatgggACCTGAACATGGGTTTTGAAACTTCGCCCCTGTCTCTAGAAGACTTCAGGGAAaatggatgagacaagtatctaagccagcgttataaccatgaggtggaagatgagaagggGAGAATGAGGAAGTATAAATGAGAGAAGGGACCTTCGGAAAAGAGGAGGCTTTtctttggagagaaaagaaaagaatagtacataataaatctaattgtccacaattgtaatctatcttgagaagcagtactataaactatcctcggattgtatCTGAGGAGgaatttttattcatattcatataaacaactCCCTATTTGTACCATTGGGTCCAAAGTccatctttctttgttgtttaaaccacctttagaatctagatttcaagcactctctacaaatttattataaaaaggtCTTTCAAACCCTTTCCCTTCTGATTGTAGGTCAGgagctcgaattgtgtccttacaattggtgccATCTGTGGAAATTCTAGTTTTTGAAGAGGTTTAACACCATGGTGGGCTCAGGACCACAACACCGTGCGGAGTTTGTGGGGTCCCAGCATGatgatcactccttgcatcttGAGCACGAAGAGAACCGGGAgggtagtgtacatactacgCACACTACCAGAAGTAGGAGTCATTCACGAGGGGGAAGCAGAGTTCCTCACGAGGGAAATACCAAAGCCATGCAGAAAGAAATTGACAGCCTAAAAAGGAAGTTGCGTCACAAAAGGCGAAGGCGAACTCCTTCTGTCTCTGATCCCTCTTCAAAGGGTTTTGGGGATGACAATTACAGGTagagatccagaactcccccagaTGAATCTTTCTTTTACGAGGAAGAAAACCTGCATGGGCGGCAGGGTAAAAACTATTCCTCTAgaggcttgggaaatgatgctatgggtAGGGCGTTGCAtcaaatctccaggtcacccttcacATGCAAGTTGGAAGAAGAGAGGCTACCTCgacgcttcacacaaccggccttcactatttaTAATGGCCaaacggatcctgtggagcatgtgagccatttcagCCAAAGGATGGTAGTACATTCCAAGAATGTGACTTTGATATGCAAGATAtttccctctagcttgggacccgtggccatgaggtggtttgatggcttgagggcagactttatcaattctttcaaggaacttactagggcatttggctctcgtttcatcacatgcagtagagttcctcggcctttggattcattattatccatggccatgagggaaggggaaaccctaaGAACGTATTCAGACatgtattgggaaatgttcaatgagattgacggagacttcgatgatgtggcgataaggaccttcaaggtcggcctacctacagagcatgacttgaggaaatctttgacgAAAAAACCTGTCAAGAGCATGCGTCGGCTCATGGATTGCatcgatgagtacaaaagggttgaggaagattagcagcaaggaaagggtaaggcgaaggttatctcTCAGGAGAGGaaggatttcaggtcggacaaatAATACAACAACAGGCCTGGGAGAGATATTTCCAGACAAACTGGTCCTACCGTCCCACAGGTGGTCAACACCATTTTCAAAGAACCAGTGCaacagctgttggagaaaatcaggcatgagtcatacttcaaatggcccaataaaatggcaggggaccctttgagacgcaaccaaaacctccattgccaatatcaccaggagaggggtcataccaccgaggattgtcggactctgtggaaccatttggagcaattggttaaagagggaaagttGAAACAATTCCTGTATCAGCCTAATGGGCAGGGCAACCACTTAGGAGCGGCGAACCATAGTGGCACTTCATCAAGGCCTCCTCTGGGTATaatcaatgttattttcgcTGCACCGGGAAGGACTGACTCAACTCCTTCCATAGTGATGTCTGTGGCTCGGATCTTGGCCGAGGAATCAAGGGAttagccgaagaggattaaggcgaATGCCCTACCAGTTTTGGGTTTCTTGGAAGAAGACAAAATTGGGACtatccaaccacatgatgatgccttggttgTTACCctaaggatagggaattacgatgtgaagagggtgatggtcgatcaaggtAGTGGCacagatatcatgtaccttgACCTGTTTAAAGGGTTAAATTTAAAGCTTGAAGATTTTACAGcttatgactcacccttgataagctttgagggaaaggctgtcataccaaatGGGCAAATTAGGCTGCCTGTACAATCAGGCCCAGAAGTGGtaaacgtagatttcatcgtggtagACGCCTATTCCCCCTATAcagctattgtggcaagaccttggttgcatgctttgggtgccgtttcctcaaccttgcatgtcaaggttaaatttcattttgatgaTTAGGTGGTGGAGCTGCTTGGGAGTCAGTtggtggctcgacagtgtgtcacggctgcaattctgcattAGCCTGAATCGGAGTCCTCGGCCTCAGCTAACGGAAAGtcgtagcaatcaaagtctctggCCACAACTGAGATACCCTCGGTAGAAGAACCTACATGTGAAGAACTGGAAAATGTTCTTATAGACGATGACCCTAAGAAATTCTTTCAGGTGAgggttcaattgccacaggaggAGAAGACAGAGCTGATTTTGTTTTTACAGAGAAATATGGAAGTATATGCATGGAATGCTTACAAAGTCtctggggttgatccgagttttatttgtcatcatttaaatgtcaatccagctGTGGTACCGAGGAGACAACCACCTCAGCgctcctccaaagagcattctgaggctgttaaggaggaggtgctcaaactcaagaaggcGGGTGCtatcaaaaaagtttttttatcctgaatggttagctcatacagtggtggtaaagaagaagaatgggaagttgagagtttgtgtagacttcacagatttaaacaaggcttgtcccAAAGATTAATTCTTAATGCCTCGGATTGaccagttggtggatgctactgttgggcatcctcggatgagttttcttgatgctttccaaggttatcaccaaatacctttagctgtGGATGACCAGGAAAAGACtgcatttgtcactcctacagataattatcattataaggtaatgctctttggtttgaagaacgcaggggctacctatcaaaggatgatgactaggatgtttgagccacagctGGGAAAAACTatcgaggtatatgtggacgacatggtggtaaagagtaaagcgGTTTCCACGCATTTGGAAGATCTGAGTATCACTTTTCAAACACTGAGAAAGTACAAATTGcgactcaatgcctctaaatgttcttttgttgtggggtcgggcaagtttctaggctaTATGGTAACTCACTGGGGAATTGAGGTCAATCCTGCTCAGGTCAAGGCCATTAgcaacttacacccacctcggaatcctaaagaggtttAGAGGCTGACAGCAATGACTGATACCTTCAaccgatttatttctcggtccgcggacaggtgtaggcctttctttcagttgttaaataagtggaagggttttgaatggaccaaGGAGTGTGCggtggcttttcaacagcttaaagaatatctctcACGACCACCCGTTATGTCTCAACCAGAAATTGACGAAGTTCTGTTCGCGTATATTGCAGTAGCTAATCATGCAGTTAGTCTGGTTCTTATACGGGATGATAATAATGTACATAGGCCAGTTTATTACGTAAGCAagtctctgcatgaggccgaggtgaATTATTTACCGTTGGAGAAAGCAATCCTAGCAGTAGTGCATGCTACGCGAAGGCTTCTCCATTACTTCTagtctcatacagttgttgtcctaatacaactccctcttaagtcTATACTTCGGAGTGTGGACTATACGAGAAGGATTGCCAAATGAGGTACTGTCCTAGGGGCTTTCGATattaagtatatgcctcgcacctctataaaggggtAAGTCATTGCGGATCTAGTGGCGGAGTTtgctgagccctcattagaagagtaTGTTAAAGGATCAGGCATAGataaaaaatcagttggcatgatttcgTGCAAAGAGCCTCCATtgtggaaagtgtatgttgatggagcagcaaatcaaagaggatctggtgtggggctagttttggtatcccctgagggaattacttttaagaaatctttgagattggggttctcagccaccaacaatgaggcagaATATGAAGCCCTCCTCGCCGGAATGAACATGGTTTATAAGATGGGAGGAAAGATAGTACAAATGTTCTTGGATTCAcaattggtggtaggccaagtggaagggaagctagaggcaagagattcaagaatgtaaggatacctaacccaggtcaggtatatacaatccaaatttgagtctttttctttattacatgtgTCCAAGTGTGGGAATACCCATGCTGACTCCTTAGCCACACTCGCAACATCCTCGGCGCAAAGCCTACCTCGGGTCattcttgttgaagatctgtggAAACCCACCAGGACGAGTAATGACGCCActcgaattcttcaaattaggacagggcctagttggatggatccaattGTGACGTTTCTCAAAGATGATATCTTGCCTAAAGAAAAGTCCGAAGTAGATAAGGTTCGCAGGATAACACCTCGgttctggctgtccgaggatcagaaattatataagcgctctttttcaggaccatatttgttatgtatgcacccaGAAGCAACGGAGTTACTTTTAaaagagttgcatgaagggatttgcaggagccacactggaggaaggtctttagctcatagagcccttactcagggctattggtggcccaatatgcagagagaagcacaTGATTATGCgaaaaaatgtgaccaatgtcaaagattcgctcctaacatatatcaaccaggaggtgttcttaatcctctatctagtCCTTGgtcttttgctcaatggggcttggacattgttggacctttCCCAAAAGTAGTAGGGAATAGGTGGTGGCTCCTCGTCGgaacaaattatttcaccaaatgggttgaagctgagccattatcaaatatcagagacatggaagcaaaaaagtttgtatggaagaacattgtcaccAGGTTTGAAATctctcatactctcatttcagataacggtctacaatttgatagtaaggcctttagaAGATACTGTTGTGATCTAGGTAGCatgaatagatattccactccaacttatcctcaagggaatgggcaagccgatgccgtcaataaagtgatagttaatgggctcaagaaaaggttggatgatgctaagggaaggtaggtggaagaactgccacacatcttgtggacatatcgaactacccTACGaaggtccacaggagaaacacccttctccatgacttatggagccgagacAGTAATACCTCTAGAAACTGGATTCCCAACACTAAGGACGAACTCCTTCACTCCAGATAGCAATGATAATCTATTGGAGATAGGTCTAGACTTAGTTGAAGAACGACGAGAGAATgacatggttcaactagcttattatcaatacaaactcaagcaggggtatgattctcatgtaaagcTACAGCCTCTTACACTTGGAGACTTGGTCCTGAGGAAAGTTCTGGGTACaacaaagaacccagcatggggaaaactggggcccaactgggaataACCTTATTGTATTACCTTAGTCGCAAGTATAGGGGCTTataatcttgaagatctagatgaatatgttgtacaacgcccctggaatgtaaataacctacgaaggtactattattaaatgaaagaCACTTCGGCCATTTTTACTGACACTATATTGCGTTCATTATCTTCATTtgtctaaatatcaaactgaagcttggtatgcttggatcctcggaccacatacctcgtctaaattgatatttttatcaagtgtcaaatagaaccttagctatgtttggtcctcagatcatctactttggggaaattaacacttcaattcttttcattaagtatcaaactgaagcttggtatgcctggatcctcggatcacctacctcgtctaaattgatatttttatcaagtgttagacagaacttTAATTATgtccggtcctcggatcatctactttggagaaattaacatttcaattcttttcattaagtatcaaactgaagcttggtatgtctgaatcctcggaccacatacctcgtctaaattgatatttttatcaagtgttagacagaaccttagttatgtctggtcctcggatcatatactttggaaaaattaacacttccattcttttcattaagtatcaaactgaagcttggtatgcctggatccttggaacacatacctcatctaaattaatatttttatcaagtgttagacaaaaccttagttatgtctggtcctcggctcatctactttggagaaattaacatttcaattcttttcattaagtatcaaactgaagcttggtatgcctagatcctcgaatcacatacctcgtctaaattgatatttttatcaagtgttagacagaaccttagttatgtctggtcctcggatcatctacattgggaaaattaacatttcaattcttttcattaagtatcaaactgaagcttggtatgcctggatcctgggaccacatacctcatctaaattgatatttttatcaagtgttaaacataaccttagttatgtctggtcctcgaatcatccaccttggggaaattaacacttcaattctttttattaagtatcaaactgaagcttagTCATGCCTagatcctcagaccacatgcccCACCTAAATGGATATCTCACTAAGTGTTGAATAAAGCCTAATAACGTTTTGGTCCTTAGACGTGCCCCATTTAAATGAAATTCAACTACATTCAATCCGTATATCTTGAAGTCTCCCTGAGATAGTGATAAATGGATAgaaatccatgagcatcacttaatgcatttGCAGACATATTGAACATGTTTATTGCCTAATTCAATCTAGATTGCCTAATAGATTACTGTTCTAAATATAGCAAAACAAGTATGAAGTAGTATgatcaaggtaaaacaaaagcaaaaacataaaacaaaggAGATAGAACTTGTGTTtt
Coding sequences within:
- the LOC142612649 gene encoding uncharacterized protein LOC142612649: MYNGIGLQTPRGSGTNGYIQSNKFFIRSKTGKSSENGKGFEANPASAGLTRKPNRDILEHDRKRQIELKLVELEDQLTDEGCTEAEIAKRLDEERKILEAAVTADTATFSREGGNVTNNKYSDTQTHQVAARKEKQMETLRSAFGIAASDPNEQSIEGSDDVRNGRKDGLGDDIKHYENREHAFLDREFRGKKNMDEDQKVEKDDKKKGLKESRHHKKEGSKKRRHETDSSDTDSHGENAKALQKKHRRSNRGTDHESDSDIDVDKKHKPSKKHKKSKTRDTDDSDSATDSDSNVNVRKTSRKHKKSKVRNIDDSDSATESDMDADKKRKTLKKHKNKKHDSDGSDSATDDLSNESSKRRDKYRTSNRRHGSNDDYGSTKPRIQNRDQHGRTSGRHDSKDESNATDIEIEKKRSQLEKQRNQHNGSHRIENEKNQDKHVRMNRRHDSEDESSDTDKEMEKKRSQLERQRGQPSGSHRIENEKNQDKHVRMNRRHDSEDESSDTDKEMEKKRSQLERQRSQPSGSHRIENEKNQDKHVRMNRRHDSEDESSDTDKEMEKKRSQLEKEMERTRSHLEKQRNQLSGSHRIENEKNQDKHVRMNRRHDSEDESSDTDKEIENKRSQLEKQRNRHSGSHRIENEKNKDQHVRVGRRHDSEDESDDEDSDTSYDRRKSKITAGRQKAVEKESVSPVDEIDFRRYKSRRDTADGTTYESHERMRGKGRLNVGNEDEQPESKSRSRHSVKGAEHSGEQQKDSKIEYDSNTRAYLNKDDKKREDYTSFRSGGQRDNETVERGGRSYGKDDETERISRKDDRNYEEIGGGRRQSRVEEEQRGRKHRRDEDYEYRRHMRDDEENQRGSRRQVRGDDEERENRGHERDRQLDHSKRARYDDSRSSERKRHDYDRRDDDRARR